Sequence from the Ereboglobus luteus genome:
TCGAGTTCCCGCGGAGGCCGGCGGTAAAAAACAAAGACGTTTTTCCTGACGCAGTTTTTCAATTTGGAGCGGCGACTTGAAAATCGCCGTTCCGGCGCAAGCGCCCTGTTTGGGTATTGCCAAGATTAGGGATGCGCCATCCACGCCATGGTGCGCTTTTTTGGATTTGTCGCGAACGAGCGGCTCATCCATGAGTGTCGGATATCATGGAGTCGCACCCAAACACACGCTGGCTTGAGTGGAGCAAGCGGCTTCAAGCCATCGCCCAAACCGGACTCACTTTTACCCAGGATTTCTACGACATTGAACGCTACAAGGCGATTCGCCAGTTGGCCGCCGAGATGCTCGCCGAGGGTTCAGGCATGGAGCAGTCCGCCATACTTGGTTTGCTGGAGAACGAAACGGGTTACGCCACGCCCAAGGTGGATGTTCGAGGCGTTGTTTTTCGCGACGACAAATTGTTGCTGGTGCGCGAGCGTGAGGATGGCAAATGGACGCTGCCGGGAGGGTGGGCGGATGTCTGCGCGTCTCCGGCGGAGAATGTCGTGCGCGAGATTCATGAGGAGTCCGGGTTGCTGACCCGCGCGTTGAAAATTCTGGCGGTGTTTGATCGCGAAAAGCATGCGCACGAACCGCCGTATGCCTTTCACATTTATAAAATGTTCATGCTGTGCGCCATTGTGGGCGGAACGGAAACGGCCGGCGAGGAGACTGATTCGGTTGGTTTTTTTGGCGAACAGGAGATCCCTGAACTGTCAATCAGCCGGGTTACAACGGCGCAAATCGCCAGAATGTTTGAGCATCATCGCAATCCGGATTTGCCGGCGGATTTTGATCGGGACTGAAATGAGTGCGGCGCGTTCGAGGCGCGTCCGAATCTCATTGTCCGTCAACCGGAGCCACCTGCTCCGGCGGTGGCGACGCATGATGGCGCTGGGCTTGGTAGAGTTTTTTCTGTGCCTGGTTCACGACCATGCACACGCCGAAGATGATCACGATGATGGCGGCGATCATATTTAGCCTGCGCAGGAATCCGTGACCGAGCAGGCGCGACACCGTGTGCGCGCACATGCAAAGAAGCACCCACCAGCCCATTGAGGCGACGAAGATTCCCGAGACCAGCATCGCCGCGTGCATGTGGTTTGTGTCGGGGCCGCCCATGCCTGTCGCGGCGATGATCGTGGTCATACTGAACAGCGTGATGGGGTTCGACAAGGTGAGCACGCATGTCGAGAAGTAGGCGACAATCAGGTTGCGCTCATGCACGGGGCGCTTGACCTCCTTGATGCGCGGCGGAGTGCAAAGCAGGAAGATGCCCATCGAGATGACCACGCCGCCGCCGACGAACTGCACCGCGGTGTTGTGCGCGTCGAGAATCGGGAGTATCCACGAAAGAAAGAGCGCGCCGATCGCCCCGATGATGGCATCCGCCGTTGCCGCGCCGAAGCCCGACACGAGGCCGGCGAGCCGGCCGTCCGCCATCGTGCGGCGCAGGATTAAAATCGCGATGGGCCCGATCGCCACGCACACCGCAATGCCGGCTCCCAAACCTTGGGCGAAAGGTGTCAGGTCCATCATGGCGCCGGTTACAATAAAAACAGGCCAGCAGTGTGTTTTCTGTTGGCCTGCGGAACTAGGGAGTGCTGGGTCGTGTTACTTGGCATCCACGTAGCGTGAGATGGCGGTAACGGTGTAGGTTTCCTCGGCGTTGCCGATTTTTACGGTGATGGTGTCGCCAACTTTTTTGGAAAGAAGGGCAAGGCCGAGCGGCGTTTTGTAGGCAATGATGTTTTGCTCGGGGATGCTGTCCCATGCGCCGAGGATCGTGTAGCTCGCATTTTTGCCGGAGGCAGTCTTGACGTCCACGACGCTGCCGACGCTGACCTGGTCGGTGGTGGCCTCGGTGAAGTCGGTGATGCGCGCGCGGCCGATTTCCTTTTCGAGCTGCGCCTTCTGGGCCATGAGCACCTGCTGGTCCTGCTTGGCCATTTTGTATTCGGAGTTTTCCTTGAGATCGCCGTGCTCGCGGGCGGCGGCGATGGCGCGGGAGTTTTCCGGAATCTTCTTCGATTTGATGGTTTCGTATTCCTCGCGCTTGCGCTCGTAGCTTTCGCGGGAAACGAGGAGCTGCTCCTCCTTGCTTTCGGCATCGCTGGCGACGAGCGACTGGATGGCCGGGAAGATTTTGATGAAACGGGCGAGGAGCGACTTCTTGGTGAGCTCCTCGAAACCTTGGTTGAGGAGAAGCGCGCTGGCGAGGTCTCGGGCGGTTTCGGGGTCGGCCTCGCGGAGGAGATCGCCGATGAGCTCAAGGTCGTCGCTGAGCATTTCCGCCAGCGGAATGCGGCGGGCTGACGCGGCTTGAAGCGCCTCGTAATCGATCGCGTAGAAAATGGAGCTCAGGAGGCGGGGAGCGATGAGGTCCTGAAGGAGCTTGGCAAATTTCTTCGAGTTGCGGTTCTTGATGATCCATTGGAGAACCGGCGCGCGAAGGTTTTGCTCGGTCTGCCAGCGCTTGAGCGTCTCGGCGAGTTTTTGCGACTGCTCGTTCTCCACAAGGAAGTTGATGCATTCGGTGGTGAACTTGCCCTGGCTGTTTTTGAGGAGGCCGAAGGTGATTTCAATGTAATCGCCCGGATGGGTTTCCTTGACGAGGTCGAGGAACTTGCCCTGGAACTGGACGGGGATTTTTTCGGCGATGGAGCCGAGTTCGCGCTGGTTTGCAACGAGCGCGCCTTGCGAGGGTTCAAGCGTGGTCACGTCGACACCGGCATGGCGTGCGAGCGAGTCGCGGATGTGCGCGCCGTAGAGTTTTTGCGCGGAGTCAAGCTGGTTGCTGCTTTTTACGGCCTCGGTGACCGCGTCGAGAACCTTGCTGACATCCTTCTTGGTGTTTTTGGAGGCGGTAAGCGTGTGCAGGAGTTCCTCGGCGAGCGCGATGCGGCGGCGGGCGGAACGGGTGGCGTTAAAATCGTCCTCAATCTCATCCTCGGCGGCGATGGGCACCTCGCGAAGAATGTAGCACTCGGTTTTTTTCTCGGGAATGACGATGCGCGGGTCGCGGGCGATGGCTTTTTTGGCGGCGGTCCACCATTTTTTAAACGCGGGCTGGCCGACGACTTGCGCGAGGGTGAGCTCGAGGTCGATGGCGGTCGTGGCGTGGTTGGGGTAGGATTTCAGCGCCTCGACAATAAGCTCCGCGGGCGCCTCGGTGATAAGTTTGTTGATCGTGGCGGCTTCCGTCTGTTTGCGAACGAGGAGGTGTTTCTCGTTAAGCACCTGCATGGTGTTCACGCAAAAGGCGGGGTCCATGGAGTGGCCTTTTTTCTCAAGGAAATCGATGATGAGGCGTTGCGAGCCCTCGTTGTAGGACTTGATCTGGCCGAAACCCCAGCTGTTGTGGATAACGTAGCTGCCGGCTTTCATGGCCTCGAGCTTGGCTTTGGACGCTTTGAGCGTGGGATTTTTTGCGATGAGCGCGTTGACAGCTTCCGAATTCATAATGGTCAGTTCAGTTTTGAGAATCTGAGAGTCAAACGCTACTGCGGCGCACATGTCAACCCAGCGGCTCCAGTTCGTGAAATTTGGACGAGTTCTTGAGTTTTTTGTTTTTCAAACCCGTCGTTTTTTGACATTAGAGCGCGCGCCGTCCGGAGAAACAATGCGGGGAAAAGCGGGAATGCGTTCGGCAACACCTCATGGCGTTCGCCCGATATTGGCCAGGCTTCGGTCAACATCGCGCTCCCATTCGGTTATCTCGCGGGTTAGCCGTTCCACAATCGCCGGCTCGGTTTTTGCCAGATTGCGAGTTTCCCCCGGGTCTTGGTCCAGCCTGAACAGCGCGGGCGCATTTTCCTTGGAAAGGTGGAGCTTCCACGGTCCGGAACGCACGGCCCGCCGTCCGCGGAAACGCCAGAAAACCGACCGTTCGGGCAATGCATCTTCTTTTTGCAAGTGTTTCACCAAGCTGACTCCATCAGGATGCAGGACCTTGGTTTCGGGCAGAGGCACACCCGCGAGCTCCAGCGCAGTCGGGACAATGTCCATGGTCATCGCCACTGCCGCACTCGTCCGGCCGGCGGGGATTTGTCCGGGCCAGCGGGCGATTGCAGGCACCCGATGCCCGCCTTCGAAAAGGGACATTTTGCCGCCTTGATATGCTCCATGGTTGGAAATCTCCCCGCGATACCGCCCTTGATACTCAAGGTAACCGCCATTGTCGGAGGTAAAAATCACCAGCGTGTCACCTTCCAGTCCCAGCTGTCGCAGGGGGTCCAGTATTCGTCCGGTGCTGCGGTCCACATCGCCAATCATCTCCTGCACGACTTCGCGCAACTCCGGCCCGCCCACATGCGGCCCGAGCCGACTGTCGGCGGGATTGGTTATGCCGTAATAGCCTTTGCCCAGCTTGCGATGGGGCTCGTCGCTGGAGCGCATCCAGGGAAAATGGATGGCCGCGTGCGAAACAAAGAGAAAAAACGGACGGGCCTTGTTCCGTTGGATGAATTGAATGGAATAGTCGGTGATGAGGCGCGTGGTGTTGCCGGGCTGCTTCTCCGGCTTCAGCACTTCGTTTTCCCACCAATCGGGGAGGCCCGCGCGATTGATTTGGGCCGAGTAATCGCCTTCGCTGCAAATGAGCCCGCGGAATTCACCGAACCCGAAACGCACCGGATTCTCGTCGGGATGATGTCCGAGATGCCATTTGCCAAACAGTCCTGTCTCATACCCGGCCGCGCGCAAATGCTGCGCCAGCGTGACTGTCTTCGCGGGCAACCCATGCCGCTCCGCTGGAAATTCCATGATCGGCAATGCGGACTCAATGCCAACGCGCTGGGGATAGCGTCCCGTGAGAAATGCCGCGCGAGTCGGCGAGCACATCGGGCCGTTGGCATGAAAGTCGGTGAAACGCATTCCCTCGCGGGCCATTTTATCCAGGCGCGGTGTCGGCTTGCCGGGGTTTCCGTAGCAGCCGAGGTCGGCATAACCCAAGTCGTCCGCCAATATCACCACAATATTGGGCGGACGTTTGAGGGCAGGCGGGGAAGCGGCGCCGGCGGCCGAGGCGGCGCTTCCCGCCAATCCGGCGAGCGAGGCAATAATCAATCGGCGGC
This genomic interval carries:
- the greA gene encoding transcription elongation factor GreA, giving the protein MNSEAVNALIAKNPTLKASKAKLEAMKAGSYVIHNSWGFGQIKSYNEGSQRLIIDFLEKKGHSMDPAFCVNTMQVLNEKHLLVRKQTEAATINKLITEAPAELIVEALKSYPNHATTAIDLELTLAQVVGQPAFKKWWTAAKKAIARDPRIVIPEKKTECYILREVPIAAEDEIEDDFNATRSARRRIALAEELLHTLTASKNTKKDVSKVLDAVTEAVKSSNQLDSAQKLYGAHIRDSLARHAGVDVTTLEPSQGALVANQRELGSIAEKIPVQFQGKFLDLVKETHPGDYIEITFGLLKNSQGKFTTECINFLVENEQSQKLAETLKRWQTEQNLRAPVLQWIIKNRNSKKFAKLLQDLIAPRLLSSIFYAIDYEALQAASARRIPLAEMLSDDLELIGDLLREADPETARDLASALLLNQGFEELTKKSLLARFIKIFPAIQSLVASDAESKEEQLLVSRESYERKREEYETIKSKKIPENSRAIAAAREHGDLKENSEYKMAKQDQQVLMAQKAQLEKEIGRARITDFTEATTDQVSVGSVVDVKTASGKNASYTILGAWDSIPEQNIIAYKTPLGLALLSKKVGDTITVKIGNAEETYTVTAISRYVDAK
- a CDS encoding LysE family translocator, which gives rise to MMDLTPFAQGLGAGIAVCVAIGPIAILILRRTMADGRLAGLVSGFGAATADAIIGAIGALFLSWILPILDAHNTAVQFVGGGVVISMGIFLLCTPPRIKEVKRPVHERNLIVAYFSTCVLTLSNPITLFSMTTIIAATGMGGPDTNHMHAAMLVSGIFVASMGWWVLLCMCAHTVSRLLGHGFLRRLNMIAAIIVIIFGVCMVVNQAQKKLYQAQRHHASPPPEQVAPVDGQ
- a CDS encoding sulfatase-like hydrolase/transferase, encoding MTHRRRLIIASLAGLAGSAASAAGAASPPALKRPPNIVVILADDLGYADLGCYGNPGKPTPRLDKMAREGMRFTDFHANGPMCSPTRAAFLTGRYPQRVGIESALPIMEFPAERHGLPAKTVTLAQHLRAAGYETGLFGKWHLGHHPDENPVRFGFGEFRGLICSEGDYSAQINRAGLPDWWENEVLKPEKQPGNTTRLITDYSIQFIQRNKARPFFLFVSHAAIHFPWMRSSDEPHRKLGKGYYGITNPADSRLGPHVGGPELREVVQEMIGDVDRSTGRILDPLRQLGLEGDTLVIFTSDNGGYLEYQGRYRGEISNHGAYQGGKMSLFEGGHRVPAIARWPGQIPAGRTSAAVAMTMDIVPTALELAGVPLPETKVLHPDGVSLVKHLQKEDALPERSVFWRFRGRRAVRSGPWKLHLSKENAPALFRLDQDPGETRNLAKTEPAIVERLTREITEWERDVDRSLANIGRTP
- a CDS encoding NUDIX hydrolase, producing MESHPNTRWLEWSKRLQAIAQTGLTFTQDFYDIERYKAIRQLAAEMLAEGSGMEQSAILGLLENETGYATPKVDVRGVVFRDDKLLLVREREDGKWTLPGGWADVCASPAENVVREIHEESGLLTRALKILAVFDREKHAHEPPYAFHIYKMFMLCAIVGGTETAGEETDSVGFFGEQEIPELSISRVTTAQIARMFEHHRNPDLPADFDRD